In the genome of Parus major isolate Abel chromosome 3, Parus_major1.1, whole genome shotgun sequence, the window CAtctgaaaatatgcaaatactAATCAGAGCTGCTTAGCACATCTTCCTGATGTGCAGCTGAATCCTTCTGAATGGCAGCTTTTTCATTCACAGAAgtagtcagattttttttcactttttcctttcagttcaACCAGATTAGCTGAAAAATTAGCATTGGGTTTCCTAAGTGCATCTTTCCACatctcttccattttctcttgAGCAAATGCAAATTACATTGAGCCCATTTCACATACATATATTAAGCTATAAGAGACAGAATACATATGTGGAAGTCATCTAACAATTTTTCTTGTTCTACAGGTTCTTGGGGGTCTTACAAGGGAAAACTACAGTGATTTAACATCTTTCCAAGCTATCATTTGTTTGATGTAGTGACTTAATAGTGATTTTGAAACAACAATAAAAGGAGTTGATTTACAAACTGTTTTGAGGCTTCTTCCATTCTAAAGCAccatcctttttatttttttactttttatttttactgaaacatGGAAGTCTAGCAGGTCTGACAAGAGCAGTCTGAACTGTGATCCCACTTTGATTCCTATGCTGATGTTGCAATGAATTCACTGCCAGTGGTACCATCAGACCACAAAGTTAATAGCCTAAGCTGCAGTTTTCAAAGAACCACAAGgtcttttctgcagaagaaaactaACACAAAACCTGATTTAAGTCAATGAAAGACTCATGTTCTGGCAAAGGGCTACAAAAAATTGTGTCTATATACACactatgaaaagaaataattttatgttttatccTAAATTCTTGGAAAAATCTCAGCTGCTCAGTCTGCAGGATTCAGAGCACCTGCATTCCAGCAGGTGGTCTTGTTTAGATTAGGATGCAGTAACTAATAACACATTCTTAGGAGGATTTCTCTTCACTGCACTCTCTacaactgcaaaaaaaaaaaaataaataaagagaatacTTTGATTTGCATTTCATAAACCCTTTACTGATTTTTTGTTGCTTACATTTGCAGTCCTAATGCTTCAGTTGCTAATAAGAGAAATCCTTCTTAAGGTAGGGATGATAGAATTTATCCTGTCACAAATGTGTTAGGGTCAAAGTGAGGGACTATTGAAAAAGAGTGCCAGGTGGAAAATACCAACTGAGATTATGCATCCTGTAGGTAAGTGAACCCATCTGATAATTCTTAACATTCTGAAGAGTAAACTATTATTAAATACTAAAGGAAGGCAATTCTTGGTGCAGCAATTCATTAAAACCTTAGACCTAAGTTAGCAAGATGCATGTTGGAAAcacacagccaaaaaaaatggcatttgcAATGTTATCTGGAAGCAGTAAacaaattgaaaagaaattctaGACTCTCCAAAGGAGGTGTGGAGTAGGAGGGCTACAATAGGGCTTTGCACAGCTTGCTTGTTTTGAGTGCAATTTATAGATCATGAGGGCACCTGTTATGCTGGAATAATACAGAGGTCAGGGAAATGCAGCTGCCTGAACAAAGCAGCCATAGCTGCTTTAAAGCAAAATCAATTTCAGGCCATTGGCAAGTAAAACAGCCTTAGACATAAAATAGTGTTGTTGAACTAACACTAAAAGAAATACTGTGGTACTGtgaatgcatttttaagaaGCAGTCAGTGAAAAAGCGTTAAGGATGTGTCCACTTAAAGCCTTGTTGTTTTAACAATTCTATTGAGTGAAGTAGCCTAAGTGAAATAGCCTAGGAGGTCATTAAATGTGAGACCTTCAGTTtccaaatggaaataaaaccaaaaaggagATGTTTTGCATTCTAAAGTGTACTCAGTTGTGAAAACCTTGTCTTTAATAACAGAAAGGAAGGACAAAAGCATCACAGACAGGGTGAAAGCAGGTTGGATTTATGAGGATCTTGCATTACAGGAGGGGGTTTTACATCACCATTTCTTGTTGCAACAGGAGCACCTCCTCACTGAAAAGAACCTGAAATTCAGTACAAGCAAAAGCTGAGTTACCTGCTTGGACATCAGCAAAGGTGATTTCATAGGGAgaacagggaaagcagggaaagaacAGGAACACTGAGCCTCTCAGCAGTGATGAGCTGCAACTGAGCtagaaggggttttttttgaaatgcagttGGATATCATGATCCTAGATGAAGCAAAGACTTCTGCAGTAATCACAGCAGAACAACTACTGAAGCTGCCCCATCAGGAAGTAtgcaaggaaaggagaagagaaaaaaaaaaaagtaggcaATGAAGTATTATTTGTGAAATGTTGGCAACCAACCAACCCCCAAACCCACATGCATTCCCACAAAGACAACAGGTATCATCAAGGAGCTAACTCCCAACTGCTGGTCTCTAATCAGAAGGTGagcagtaataataataagcactaatacaaaaataattatctgaAGCAATAGTAATTTCTTagatgctgatttattttttctactcAATGCACCATCCAACAGTGGAAGGGCCCATGGAGTCCCTCCTGCAAACAAAGTGGTCTAATAGTGAGACACAAAACAAATCTAGAATAACATCTATTTCTAGATGTAACATTGTGAAAGAATGGGCAAATACAATTTGCAGCTtttagaaacagcttttctagTTATTCAACTGACAGGCAGCTGTCCCCTGCAAACTAGGAGGTGGAGAATCAACTCATAAAATCTTCCCTTCATAGAAAGTTACCAAAATGCTTAAGAAATTGAACAATAATACAcaatcatatttttattatatctGTATTATTAATACAGAATTAGaagcagctgctttgtttttcccataGCAATCAAAATGGTGACAGATAAATCCACATATGGGACAATTCACATTCTACTTAAGTTAGTGAAAGTCTGGGATTAGCAGCAACTTATACAGCTCCGGCTTTTACAGTCCTCTTGTTGCTGAAAGACTGCCAGGAAAATGCCATAAAGAGGTCTGCTTTCACCCTGCAGGACCTGCAGTTCTGCATCACGTTAAGAGGAAGAGGAACATGGCATTGCACACTTCATTAAAACAGCAGTGAAGAAGCCAGGGtaagaacaaagaaaaactaagagacaaaaaaaagagagctgaaaatgttaatataaaaatgctAACAACATCTACAGGACACTAAACAGCCATAATAAACTCATGCTGTAAGAGTATGTCTCAAACTGTGGGCTacaatttcctctttttgtcAGAGAAAGATTGGAGGAAGGTAGAAGGAAATCACCATAATCTAATATAGATGACATCtttggtaattatttttaaaaagtaaagtgTCCTTTATCCAAACCTAACATAATAGtcttatttaaaatgtcacagtAGTCCTCataggggaaaaatatttatttttctcagtttacaGCTCTAGGCTTTGCAGAAATACTTCACAGTAACTGCATTTGAAGAGACTGAGAGCTTTTATATCCAGTATTCTCAAAACCCATCAAATATTAAACCCCAGAATGCTTTTTCAAATGTAAGCTTCTATTGCACCTGTCTGTACTCGTGATACCTACATTCACATGAAGCACAGAGAATTGATGTTAGCTTGTCCAAATAATTCATTTACACTTTTCCAAGGAGTCGGAAACAACCTGGGATTTACAAAACTACCAGTCATGTTTCAACTATTAAaagctttcttctctcttctaaGGAATGTAATTTTACATTATACACTTCTTAACAGAGAAACCCTGGCAGAAAGAACTTGCAGGTTAAATAATTCCCAGTAATCAGCCCAGGTGTATGACACTACTACAGATCTGTTTGTTTCCTCTATGctatgtatatacacacacacattttctgaGCAGAGAACTGACTCGTGACAACTAACTGTAGTAATGAACTCCACAACACAgggaattaatttaatattctaTTGTGCCTCTCCCCAAGCATTCTCTAAATAGAAAATGTTCCTCAAAACTCATCTTTAATGCTGAAATGTGGCTGATCTTCAGGCTTAAAGTCCAGATTGGGGCTGCCATCCTCATTCAGAATTCGCCGAGAAGTATAGCCAACAATTGGATATTTGGCTTTGTAAACATTATTGAAGATGTCATCCAGGGACTTCAGTTCCTCCTCTGTGAGTCCTGTCTAAAGGAAATAGGGAAATGAAATCCTGTCTCAAAGACATAAAAGTAGAGGTATTTacatgtttttggtttttttaatgatgacTGTAAAACTTAGGGTCAGCTTTTGGGTTTACAGTGCAGAGCATGATGAACAAAATTGATAGTACAGCcagtaattgtattttttccattcaaattCAGCCTTGACAAAACTTTAAGGTACTCAGGTCAAACAAGCAACAACCCACCATCAGAGCTAGCATTTACTGCCCTGTCAGGATACACCAAACCAATTGGCAAAGAAAGAGATTAACTGTCTTTGTGAGCATCTTTTTAAACAGCAGGTGATTTCGCTTTTACATGCTCACAGAAGTTGTATTGTTTCCACAAATGAAGAACTTTTCTCCTGAAGGCTGTTAGCACCTTTCATGAccagtaaatatattttatgtatctAAAGAGAACGAAtgcattttgaatttaaatatgtGAATCAacttacataaataaaaacaattttaaatcaTCACTCATCATCTtgcataataataaaaatttgcaAAGTGAAGTTAAACTGATGGCCCATCTTCTTACTGTGTCATGTGTAAGATCTGCTGGATCCAGAGACATCTTTGCAACTCCTCTTGTtgagtcttttccaaccaaagCATTGTATGGGGCTCCTTTTCCATAAAATTCTGtcagattaaaaatttaaagatgCAGTGATGGTCTGACAATGTACAGGGTATATTCAGCCTCTGTCCTTCACCAGCCTGTGAACTGAAAGCAACAACTCAAGTCTAAGACTTCTTTCCAGAACTGACTTTGGATTTCCTACTTTTTAGGCTTATACAGCTGTTGAACTCCCTATAttgcacttttaaaattctattacTTAGGGAGTTGTGCTTTACATTCTCATGAGGTGTTTGTAAACTCCAGAATTTAAAAGCCTTGTCTAATTTAGGATTTGAAGATCAACCAACCCAACATGTATACCCAGACAAGGTTAGTACAAACACAGTAACAAGCCATTAGCTTACTTATGACATCAAGGCAAGTGCCTCAGACCTAAGACCTTCATGGGTCCCTTCAAACTTTTTATAGCAAATCTGGATTAAGTAGCAGGAgttcaaattaaaacatttgcaGTTCTCAGGGAGGGCACAGACAGCAAGGGGTGTGAACACCttgcacagaaggaaaagatgcATTGGCTGTAGTCACCCATTCCTCACACAGGGCATCAATTGACAGTGGTGTCAGACTGACTGCTGCTGGCAATCAGTTATCCTATAGGCAAAACCCTCCTACCTTTTCTCTGAACCCTTTCCCATAGGCAGCACCACATAACATAGactccttcccctcctcagtCTTTCTTCTGCAGGACCAGCTAACTCCTTCATGTCCCTTACACAGCCACCTAAACCTGTCTGTCCCCATATAGCATCTTGCTTTTTCTGTCCCTTGCACAGCCACATGACTCTGCCTCCTCACAACACAACCAGCAAGCTCCAACTCCCTCTCAACCAGCTAACCCACTCTTTTATAACACCCATGTTCACTGTGACCCATTACGGGCAGGGTTGTTCCCACTCTTTGGTAATTAATACAGCTACAATTCATTGGGGGAGATTGCCTTCAGCACTATCCCTATTCTCTTACAAACTGTCCTCCCACAAagatgcagctgctgcagtgttgATATTGTACAGTGGGCACATCTACATTAGCTTTGATCTGCTCAGTTCAGGGCAATAAAATCGAAGCTGTAGCTTCCATGTGGCGTGGTCACATATATGGCAAGGACTCAGCGATCTGGGAAGTGTCTTCCAGTtttcctcagcagtgcccaagCTACCTGGACAGTGCTGGCTTGTCCGTCTGATTCGGTGATCTCAGACCAGTGTTAAGTTCTAGACAAAAGCTCAGTAGGGAAACtgtcagaagaggaaaatcaagctttttagaagaggaaaaagtgtATCTTTTTGTTGCAGTTGAACTGCAGGCTTCCAACACAGggggaatatttaaaaataaatgactgaataagaacacaaaagcaaagcagacagcagagaagaaacacaCTAACCTTTTCCAGAGGTGACATCAAATACTACTCCCTTCACTGCCAGGTAGATGGGCTGTCCTTCCTGGAGAGAAAGCCACCAATACATCCTCAGCACTTAAGCACAGGCAAAATGCAGTTAGTTTTAGCTGTGAAATCCACAAGCTCTCAGGACACAAGTTCTTTGTTGTATGTTTACTCTTGTTATACCACCATACACATACCTTCTCTGGACATTCCTTGCTTGTGCTTTAAACTGCCCCTAATATTCTTTGAGGATTTAACCATCAGAAATGAGAGAATCTTTTTAATCTAAACAGCATGACCATGGAAGACATGGAAGACCTTTTTGCAAGTCACCTTTTGTTTGCACATTAGTCTGTTTGAACATTGTCAACCTTTCTATTCCTAACGCAGATGGATATTGCTCAAAATAAAAGGGCATGTGGCCAACAGCATTGATTaggaaacaaatataaataatacataaacACACCTAAATCTGATCTGGTGATATCTGTTTTACTTAATAAACCAAtgcttctgctttgtgttttataCATAAGGTGTAATTTTAGTCAGACATTGGTTAGTGTTTTTAAAGTATCTAGAGAAGACCCTGAGAAGGTCAGACAGCAAGTATTTCAAAAGAGAAGCAGATGTGTATCAATACAGGACTCAATAGTTTTGACTCTGGAGTAGTGCTGAGGCTTCTGAATCACAGTAAGCTAAACACTCCTGAATTAAAACCACCTTGTTATTTTGATAATCTtggggtttaaaaaaaaaaaaaaaaaaaaaaaaaaagtacatggTTTAATGAATTactgagagaagaaattaactttGGCTCCAGCTCATGATAATCTGAAATTATCGGGCAGGAGCAGCTTGCCAAGCAGGGAGCCAGTAAAATGGGCACATGGCACCCAATTATCTaattgtgtgtgtgcagcatCAACCCCGGCAGCTGCCAGCCGGACCGAGGGGCAGAGGCTGGAGCACACGGGTGCCTGCAAACTTCACACAGGCTGCTGCCCAAGAAGCAAGAGATGCCCAGAAGGACAGGGAGACAGGGATCGcggggcagcacagcagcagaacacgAGAAACCCGAGCTTCACGGCGGTTCCAGGGCGCCGAGCGCCAGGGCAGGCGGCAGCGTCAGGGTgcgcgggcccggcccggcccggcctcgGCGcagagcccggcccggccctaCCTGGTGCCCGTCGTATCTGGCCAGCTCGGGCTCGGTGAAGAGCCGAACGGGGGCCTCGGCAGGCGGCTTGAAGCGCAGCTCGGGCTCGGCGCTGGcggcaggcagcagcaggagcggCAGCAGCcggagcagcaggcagggcagagggcCCCGGGCCGAAGAGCCCGCCATGCCGCGGAGCGCGCACCGCCCCCGGCCTGCGGCCCGGCCTGAGGCCCGCGGAGGGAGCGGGGTGGGACCGCAGTTAAGGGAACAGAACAGCCGCGAACGATCGCACGGCGCTGAGGGGGATGGCGGAAAGCGCTCAGCCTGCGGAAAAGGAGGCTTGGGGGGAGCTTATCGCGCTCCACCACTGCCTGGAAAGAGGCTGAAGCCAGGTGCTGGTCTGCCTCTTCTCACGGGTAACCATCCCtaggacaaggggaaatagcctcaggttgtgccagggaggtttagattggctATTAGGGAAaacttcttcacagaaagggttcTCAGgggctggaacaggctgccccgggcagtggtggagtcatcatcGCTGgtggtatttaaaagaaacatggaTGTGGCATCTAAGGACGGGGTTTAGAGGTTTGGACTTGGCAGCACCATAACAGACACCTCATAATAAAAGATTTCTcaattttcctccttcttcccctcttgAAGTTTCTCTGCTAGCTGTTTTCAATGTTTATTCACAAAAACAGCTCACACAGTGCAGGCTTCGTCTTTGAGACATAAAAAACCCAGGCTTAAAAAGTTTTAGCCTAAGAATAGGCTAAATAGGAAATTTTCAGATTACGTCTTTTCCCTATGCTATAAATATGGCATGGGGGAACACTGGGGACTGTCAGAAGAATAAGCTTGATGTTTATCATTCTATATAGAATTAAGACAATTAGAAACTTTTTACAGTTCAGAAACAAATATCACATCCcttgctgcagtgctgatgAGTAAGGATCTGAAGGATATAACGCCTGGATGTTTGATCCTGCAGCACTCTTCCTAATTTCAGTGCTGTAATTCAAATGTACAATAGGATTGTTATTGCTAAAGGACTTCAAATATTGGTTATTATATTACTAGGCGTGGGCCTTAGGTAGAGGGAAATGATCTACTCAGCAGGGACTCCCTTACAAAGTTGCATctcaatgcaaaaaaaatgttgcacATGCTTTTTCTTGATGATGAAACATTGACAATTACTTCCAcgctggggaagaaaaaaaccaaaaacaacaacaacaaaaaataagctGTGTAGGTATTTGTGGCCACGTGGCTCGTGAATCAGCCCTTacatggttttggtttttattttcctgcagtgcCCCAGTGCTGCGGGCACAGCGTGGGTGGGTCAGCCCAGGagtcctgcaggagctctgtCTGCTGGTCAAGCACGCCTGGGTTCCGGTGTTCcgataacaaaaaataaaaataaaaattaaaagggtaATATTTTGTGCAGCTTGGAGGGAGCCGGCTTTCCCAGTCTGGCTCGTGCTTGTGTTAGCAGAGTCTGCGTTGCGAAGCAGAAAAGCCTCGTCTCTCCATGAGTACCTCTCAGGAGGGAGAGATGTTCACACAAACCTCCCCAAAAGCCCCTTTCGAGCAGCCGGAAGGCAGCGCCGTGCCCGGACTACGTCTCCCGGCAGCCCCGGCAAGGGGCGGGCACCGGCCGGGGACGGGAAGGGCCGGGGCGGGCGGCTCGGGGGTCCCGNNNNNNNNNNNNNNNNNNNNNNNNNNNNNNNNNNNNNNNNNNNNNNNNNNNNNNNNNNNNNNNNNNNNNNNNNNNNNNNNNNNNNNNNNNNNNNNNNNNNNNNNNNNNNNNNNNNNNNNNNNNNNNNNNNNNNNNNNNNNNNNNNNNNNNNNNNNNNNNNNNNNNGGCGCCGCTCCCGCCGATGCTATGCCAAAGCCGGAGGTGTCCGCATCCTACCAGGAGGTACGGGGGGCCGGGCAGGGCTCGCCGCCTGGAGAGCGGGGACAGCCGGCGCTGGGTACCTGGGTTGGCAGCTGCGCTCGGCAGAAACGAGCGGGTGGGTGGCTCGGGTGCGCTCAGTTCCGTGCTTTACCTTTGAACGTGGTTAAAACAGTGGGCAGCGGCTGTTCCAGGTGTGTGAGGTGGCTACTGCTGGCCTCTGTGGCTGGGGCTTGGTAACAAGGGGATGATTTGTCGGCTGTGAGAAATGACTTGGGTACCAGAGCTCCCGCTTCCGAAACTGAAGACGCTTTATCACACTGCCAAAAGCCCGAGGCAGCGCCTGGTTTGCATATCAATGTACAGGCTCAGCAACCCGACTTCCTTGCTCGTTCCTATCTCTCCTAGTAGACACACCAGCAATTTGTGCCAGGTTCAGCCGCGGTAGAGAGTTACAGCAGAGCACTTTTGTTTGTATCTTGCAGgcaaaaggaattttcttttttattttccttcctctgcgCGTGATGGGTAGATGTGGCTCAGTTTTAATGCATTCTAATTTAGTGTGATACTGTCTGTTTAGTTTCAGCTTCTGGTTTTCTTGCCAGGCTAGAAGGCATTGGAAGGTGATGAATCAGCAGATCAGCAAAAGGCCTGTATGAACAAGTTCTCCTTTTATTTAAGGGAGTTTTGTCCACTAGGAGGGTTTTAGCCTCCTTGTGTGCTTGTACCTAGGAGAGGTACTTGAGAGAGTTAATGAAGCTGCATTAGTGACTGAAGTGCAGATGGATGCATGGATGTTGCATGTTATGTTTCTACCTTAAGTAACGGCCACTGACACTGCTCCATATGTTTGGGTTTATCCCAAGCTGTGGCAGGAGTCAAGATAGACTGTGTGTCTAAGTGCAGCACCTGTGTGTCCACTCATTCTTCAGCACCTACAGCAGTCTTTGTTGCttctgcccctggcagggaggCTCAAATGGCTGGACTTGCCTTTTCTGAACTTCTTTTTGTCCAGTGCCTTTCTGTGTGCAGGACTGAAAAAGAACGGCTGGGACATGGGCAGGTTCCTGCTGTCGTTTCTCCCTCAGCTGCATGTGCTGAACCCAGAGGAATGCTGAGTGAAGGTCTGTTCCATGCTCTTCCTGCCCTTGACATCCTGTCCTGTCTCTGCATCCTACTGCAATCTTAACCACCCTGCAATCTGATTGGCACCATGCTTCACCCCTTTATGAAAAAGACCATGTAGGAAGGGCTGGCCTGTGAGGGTGAACCTGGTTGGTGTGCTCCAGGTTCGCTGTTGGAAGAATCCCTGAATCCAAGAGGAGTGACAGGTGTGAACTGGAATcggctgtgctgcagcaatgCTGTGCTGGCTTCCCAGTCACTGGGATACTGTAGCCAGGTGTGTGTGAGGTGTTGGGTTTGTAGATCTGTGCTGCCTTGCCTTGTAGAGTCAgggtgctgtgtgctgctcagAACACAGTGGCTGGGCCATGCACTGCTCTGGGATCTTGGTGATCCCTTCAGGTGTTCAGTATCTGCAGTAAAATATAGTTGGTTTTAGGGAGCAGGTCTTACACTTCAACCTGCTTACTGCATCTGAAGCAATGTTAGTAGTcctgctctggcctggctgTCTTTTGTGCGTGAAAAGCTTGAGAAACATTGTGAACAGAGATAAGAAAACATAGTTGCAtattgtttgggattttttggtttgtttctaaGGAGTGCTGAAAGGTTGAGTTTTCTGAGTTTATCATAGCAACCATTTAGATTGGGAATTACCTCtaagataatttttcttccacttgTTGAAGAAAATTACTGTAGGTCCTCTTGAGAGGATAGGAAATGTTgcttgttttgttatttttaaatcttgtgtTGGGATCTCCTTGCCATCAGGAGTAGAATTTACTTAGCCTCCCAATAACCTCAGTCAATGAAGTGCCTGTACCTACGGAAGTCAactgaggagctgcagtgacTTTGTAACTTATATTTGGATCAGCTCTGGTACAAGCAATTCAGATGAGTATAATTGGAACTGGTTTCTTAGCTGTTTTAGTGTAACTAATACAAGAGGTTCAGTGAGTACTTTTCTTGTGTCAGAGTAGCTTATTTTGGGTCAGATAAACAAAGAGAACCAGCATGTTTCTACAAAAAGGAgcagagtttttattttcccttattttAGGGTGATATTTGAAAAAGGTATCTTCAGTTGGACTCTGGTAAGTCTTGCACATGAGCTGAGTTTTTAACCTACAAGTTACGTGTTCACTTCTTGCCTCATGCTATGGGAAATCATGCTTTATTTATGTActaagcatttaaaaacagcTGGGTAACTACTTTCATCTTGCTTTGCGTGGTGGAAATGAATAGAGAAATACAGCAGGAGGTGACGGAGGCTTCACGTCAGACTTTGAAGACATAAAATGAGTGGACTCTTTCCTAACAGGTGCTAATGATGATCTGGGAATTAAAGTTGGGTGAAATAAAAGCACTCCCTTATGGATACATGCACATTACTGTTGTGTAAGTTAGGGGTGTAGGGTTTAATAGcattcagtgctgctgcagcattaACTGTACCCCCATTTTCCTTGAAACAGGAACAAAGCTAATGTGATGTGCTGCAAGCTCACGCCTTGGTCTGCACTGGTGTAATCTTTGTGTCAGTCCCCACCTcaaaagaaaacctggaaaGCATACAAGAGAtactttataatttatattttataatgtataaaagctgaaatgcttCCCAATGTCATGTGATGCATATCTGATGTGACAAGCTTCTGACTCTGATGGAAGTGGCCTGGCAGTTTGAGCCCAGAGCTCTGaataacaaaacaagaaaacatctGGTCTCTGTTGGTGTTTCAGAAACACTGGCAGACTAATTAGTTGCATAACCTCTAATAAATAATAATCTGCACAGTGAGATCAAATAAGGACCAGAAATATAGAGATGCTTGACTGCTGTCTCATAATGACCCAGCCATCTGTGTGGCTAAGACTGTATTTCAGTGCCTTGCCTTAGCACCCATCAAAATACATCTCATGCATTTTGTACCTCTTTATTAAGAAGTGCTAATGCTCTGTTTGCTGGTATGTGCTGTGGTTTCTTTATGCCTAAAAATATACTCTTCAGTGACAGAATGAAGTTCCTGCTTGTCAGAGAACAGTGTCCTAATTGCAGGATTAAATTGCgttggagctgctggggaaatAATTACTTTGAACTTGAATGGAAAGGTGATGTTATTGTTGAAGCAGCAGGGTAGAAGTAAGGGCAAGTCACTTAATTTTTGGCTCTAAGTCTACAGAAGTGTGGCTTTTGTCTTGTGAACAAGTGGAACAGATGCTGGGTGCTCTTGGACTGGGGGcatgtttttgtgtgtttggttaGTTGGAGCCTCTTTTATTTGTACCATAGAAATTCCAACAATTGCAAGTTGAGAGCATGTTTGGAAATTGAACCACTGTTTTAACTACACAGCTGAGTGAAGATGTGGAGCGGGTATCTGAAAATCcaacagaggaaagagaagaagatATGGAAGTTCATGAAGATTCCAGCTCTGTTATTTTACCAGGTGAGAACTATTGACCcaaaaattcctgatttttagGGCCTGTTAGTTGCTGCTGTTCATGGTattggttgttttggttttgttattttattgcACTTCTAAAAGTaagcaaaacacttttttcactGCTTATTTCACTAACTTCACTAATTTCACTTACTTATTTTATGTAACTCAGTGCTGATGGAAAGCCAAGGAGGTTTTTCCAAGGACTGATAGGAGAATATTTCTTTGTCAGGAACTGTGTTCAATCAAAATAGGTTCAGCACTTCTGACTCTGAGGTAGCTTAGTATGTCATCTTCCTTTATGTTGTGTCTC includes:
- the NENF gene encoding neudesin, encoding MAGSSARGPLPCLLLRLLPLLLLPAASAEPELRFKPPAEAPVRLFTEPELARYDGHQEGQPIYLAVKGVVFDVTSGKEFYGKGAPYNALVGKDSTRGVAKMSLDPADLTHDTTGLTEEELKSLDDIFNNVYKAKYPIVGYTSRRILNEDGSPNLDFKPEDQPHFSIKDEF